The Megasphaera elsdenii DSM 20460 genome includes the window ATCATCCGCCGGCTCATTGTCCTGGCCGTGCCCGTGGCGGCAGCCAATATGCTCCTGCCGGCCGTGGCCAGCATCGACTTGTTCATCGTGCCCTTGCGCCTGGAAGCGGCTGGCTACAGTACGCATGAAGCGACGGCCCTCTATGGCTACCTGACGGGTATGGCCAACGGCCTGGTCCAGCTGCCGGCCATCTTGACCATCGCCTTGGCGACGAGCCTCGTCCCGGCCGTATCGGCGGCTTTTTCCCGTCATGACCGGGACGTCATCCTCGACCGGACCGACACGGCTATGCGCATTGCCAACGTCATCACCGTACCGGCCTGCCTGGGCCTGGCCGTCCTGGCCGTGCCCATTTCCCGGCTCCTCTACGCGACGCCGGCAGCGGGACCGGCTATCTGCGTCCTGTCCATTTCCGTCTTCCTCGTCGGTCTCCAGCAGATTACCAGCGGCCTCCTGCAGGGCATGGGCCATACGGCGGTCCCCCTGTACAATATGGCTGCTGCAGCCGTTGTCAAAATCGTCCTCAGCTGGCATCTGACGGCCATTCCCTGGCTGGGTGAAGTCGGCGCCGCCTGGGCGACCAATGCCGACCTGGCTGTCGCGACGGCGCTCAACTTGTACTTTGCCCATAAATACATCGCCTACCGCGTCCAATGGCGCTACGTGGGTAAACTCTTCCTGGCCGGTGCCGCCATGGCCGGTACGGCCTGGCTCGTCCATCACGCCCTGATCGTCCTCTTCGGCAACGCCGCAGCCACCCTCATCGCCATGATGGCCGCCGCCCTGGTCTACCTCATAGGCCTCATCGTCTTCCGGGCCCTGACCGTCGAAGACATCGAAAAGATTCCCGTCATCGGGAAAAAAGTGAGCCGGCGGATACCTTGAAGTTCGCCGGCATCTGTTTTTATTTTTTTAGAAAGGCGGGAGTTTTTTGTTTCCAGGAATAGGTGTTTTAGCGAATGTATTGGGCATTGTCGGTGGTGGACTCTTGGGGCTGGGGTGCGGACGGCTGATATCAGAGCGTTTCCAAAAGGCCATCATGATGGCCTGCGCTGTGGCGGTCATATTCCTCGGTTTGACGGGAACGGTCAAAGAGATGCTGCAAATCGGCGCTGATGGGGGAGTGACGCTCGTCGGGACGAACTGTATGCTTGCGAGTCTCATCGGTGGTGCAGTCATCGGTGAAGCCATCGACCTCGAAGACCGCATGGAGCGTTTCGGGCACTGGCTCCAGCAGAAGACGGGCAGTGGCGGTGACACGCGATTCGTCGAAGGCTTCGTCACGGCATCCCTGACAGTCTGCATCGGTGCCATGGCCGTCATCGGTTCTATCAACGACCGCCTGCTCAGTGACCCCTCTGTCCTGTTCGCCAAGACGGTAATCGATGCCGTCATCGTCATGATCATGACATCGGCGCTGGGCAAGGGCTGCATCTTTTCCGCAATTTCTGTCGGCATCTTCCAGGGAATCATCTTCCTGCTGGCCGGCTTTCTCGAACCTATCATGACGCCTGCTGCTCTAAAGAGCCTCAGCGCCGTCGGCAATATCCTGATTTTCTGTGTCGGCACGAACCTCTTCGGCCTGCCTCACGTGCGCATTGCCAACCTGCTGCCGGCACTCGTCATCGCTGTCGTGTGGGTGCTGGTCTGATTCCAGGACATCCCTGTATGGAATCGGAATACGATGCGGCGTTCCACCGCGATAAATTCGAACTAACAACGACGCATCGGGGATACCCTCAGCGCGTAGCGGGCCGCCTTTACAGGACGGCCCCTACGATGGCCCCAATCGGGGCCTTTTTTTACGAGCCGAGGGTCACTCGAGGCGATGTCGTCCGTTTGCATCTGTCGCCGCGCAGCGGCATTTGAGTCCGGGGCGGCCTGTGACAGCGCCTTGCTTTTTCCCTTTCTTTTTGCTATACTACAGATAGATAGTTGAGCAAATCAACTAATTACAGAGAAAAGGGGATGCGGAGCGTGGATTATTTAAAGGTCAGCCATGATTTCAGCGTGATAAACCAGCGTTCGCAAGCCTATGTGACCGAGGCCTGTCGGCCGTGGAAGTTATCTTATTCGGAACACGTGACCCTCATGAGCCTGTACAGCAACGACGGCTGCCGGCAGCATGAGCTCTGTCAGGTCATGAAGGCCGATAAGGCTTTGGTGGCCCGCAATCTGAAATTGTTGGAAGAGAAGGGGTTCGTCAGCCGCCGTCAGCAGGGCGATGACCGGCGCTATAAATATCTCTATTTGACGCCGAAGGCCCTGGATTTACAGGATACGATGGAGGGCATCCTCAAGCGATGGGTCGAGATTCTCGTCCGAGGTATCGACGAGGTGACGCTGGACAAGGCGTTCCAGCTTATGCATCAGGTGGCGGACAATGCCGTCGAGGCGGAAGTGGCTCCGCTGGATCCGCAGAAGGAGATGAAAGTATGAAAGCATATTGGAAATATACGGCTGCAGCCATGGCCGTCGTGGCAGCCCTCAGCCTGACAGGCTGCGGCCAGCAGACGCAGCAGGCCGAACAGCCCCAGCTGGTCAAGGCCATCCAGGTCGGCAGCGAAAGGGCGGGTACGACGGCTGGAACCTATTCGGGGACCGTCAAAGGCCGTTACCAGAGTAATCTGTCCTTCCAGGCCGGCGGCCGCATTACGGCCCGCAACGTCCAGCTCGGCTCGCAGGTCCATGCCGGCGACGTCTTGATGACGGTCGATCCGAAGGATATTGCTCAGGCTGTCAACCAGACGCAGGCCAAGGTCGACGCTGCTGCTGCCCAGCTCCAGCTGGCCCAATCCAATTTGAACCGCTATCAGCAATTATACAATATGGATGCCATCAGTGCGTCCGTCCTGGACCAGTACCAGACGGCCTACGACCAGGCTTCGGCCCAGTATAACCAGGCCCTGGCTGCTCAACAGGCTCAGGAAAACCAGTTGTCTTATACACAGCTCACGGCCGATGCCGACGGCGTCATTTCAGCCGTATCGGCCGAAGTCGGGCAGGTCGTCGCGGCCGGTCAGACTGTGGTCACCCTGGTTCATTCAGGGGACTTGGAAGTCCAGGTCAACGTGCCGGAAAATAAATTGGCCGATTTCCCGGTGGGCAAGAACGTGACCGTCACTTTCTGGGCCCTCCAGAACCAGCAGGCTGCCGGCGTCGTCCGCGAAGTGGCGCCCATGGCCGATGCAGCGTCGCGGACGTACCAGGTCAATATTTCCCTGCCCAATCCGCCGGACGGCATGCAGCTCGGCATGACGGCTACCGTGGCTAACGGCAGTGAACAGGCAGTGGCTGAAGATACCTTCGTCCTGCCCTTGGCCGCTATCTACCAGACCGGCGACACACCCCAGGTCTGGGTCGTCGGGGAGGACAAGACTTTGTCCCTGAAAGATGTGACTGTCCAGGATTTTGGCGATAATAGCGTCAAGGTCACGGGTCTCAGCCGCGGCGATGTCGTCGTCACAGCCGGGGTCCATATGCTCAGTGAATGTCAAAAAGTCCGCGTAGAGGGGGAAGATGAATGAAAAATTTATCGGAAGTCTCTATTCATAACCGCGTCCTCGTCTGGTACTTCATCATCCTCATCGCCATTGCCGGTATCTTTTCCTACATGAAACTGGGACGTATGGAAGACCCGACGTATACGGTGCGGACCATGGTCGTTTCCGTCGCCTGGCCGGGAGCTACGGCAGAACAGATGCAGGAACAGGTGACGGACAAGATCGAAAAGAAACTGCAAGATACGCCGAACCTGGATTATATCAAAAGTTATTCCCGGCCCGGCCAGTCGGTCATCTACGTCTATCTCGACGACAAGGCGCCGCGCGACAGTATCCGCAGCACGTGGCATGAAGTCCGCAATCTGACGGAAGACATGAAGAAGGACCTGCCTGAAGGCGTCTACGGCCCGTATTATAACGACCGCTTCGATGACGTCTACGGTTCTATCTATGCCGTCACCGGCGATGGTTATTCTTATGAAGAACTGCGCCAGAAGGCCGAAAAGATACGCCGCATGATGATGTCCGTCGACGATGTCAGCAAAGTCGAACTGGTCGGCGAACAATCGGAAAAGGTCTATATCGAAGTGGCTAATTCCAAATTGGCCGAACTGGGCATTGCGCCGACGACCATTGCCGATGCCGTCAAAGGCCAGAACCAGATGACGCCGGCCGGTATGGTCGATACTCAGTCGGATAACGTCTACCTGCGCCTGTCCGGTGTCTTTGAAGACGTCGAAGCCATCCGCAACCTGCCTATCAATGCCAATGGCCGCGTCTTCCGCCTGGGTGACATCGCCACGGTCGAACGGCGCTATACGGAACCGGCAGACCCGAAGATGTTCTACAACGGCAAACCGGCCGTCGGCATCGCCTTGTCCATGAAGAGCGGCGGCAATAACCTGAAGCTCGGTGAAAACCTGAAGAAATTGCAGGAAAGCGTCAAATCCGATTTGCCGGCAGGCATGGAAATCCACCAGGTATCGGACCAGCCGCAGGTCGTCAAAGAGTCCATCAGCGATTTTACCAATACCCTGCGCGAAGCTATCATCATCGTCCTCGTCGTCAGCTTCCTCAGCCTGGGCCTGCGGACGGGCCTGGTCGTCGCTTTCTGTATCCCTCTGGTCCTGACCGGCGTCTTCTGCGTCATGGAAGTGGCCGGCATCGACTTGCATAAAGTCTCTTTGGGGTCCCTCATCATCGCCCTGGGCCTCCTCGTCGACGACGCCATCATTGCCGTCGAAATGATGACCGTCCAGCTGGAGAAGGGCATGAACCGCGTCGATGCGGCCTGCTATGCCTTCAAGGCAACAGCCAAGCCCATGCTGACGGGGACGCTCATCACTTGCTCCGGCTTCATCCCCGTCGCCTTTGCCGACGGGGCGGCGTCGGAATTTTGTAAAGATTTGTTCCCTGTCATTACGGCGGCCCTGGTCTTGTCGTGGATCGTATCGGTCATGGTGGCGCCGCTCTTCGGCTATTACCTGATCAAGCCCAAGGTTGCCCAAGGGACGGAGCCGGAACCGTTGTACCAGAGCCGGTTCTACGTCTTCTTCCGCAAGGTCCTGACCTGGTGCCTGACTCATCGGGCCCTGGTCATCGGCGGGACAGCGGCCATGTTCATCTTGTCTGTCGGCTTGATGAAACTCATTCCCCAGGAATTTTTCCCACCCTCTCTCAGACCGGAACTCATCGTTGAAATGACCCTGCCTGAAGGCTCGTCCATGCAGGCGACGCAGAAAGAAGCGGCCCGCTTTGCCCAGTATCTCGACAGCCAGCAGGAAAAACTCAAGGATTATTCGTATTACGTCGGAGAAGGGGCGCCGCGCTTCGTCCTGACCATCGAACCGGTCCTGCCGGCCAACAACTACGCTCAGTTCGTCGTCGTCGCCAAGGATACCCAGACGAGGGAAGAATTGACGCAGTCCATCAAAGAAGAAATGGCCGATAAGTTCCCCAACGTCCGCTGCAACGTCAAGAACGTGCCCTTAGGGCCGCCGTCGGATTATCCCATTATGCTGCGCGTATCCGGCTACGATACGGATAAGGTCAAAGCCTATGC containing:
- a CDS encoding putative polysaccharide biosynthesis protein, whose product is MSKNSFLRGAMVLTMAGIVVKILGGLNRILLSRLLGGEGIGLYQMAYPVYILLLSIIGAGIPIAVSIMIAEEAAKGHYSGVRRIFHVTLAFMTVVAVVCGLALPFGAHGLVEVGIVRDGRAFPALAVLAPALTLSVIACCFRGYFQGLQLMTPTALSQMADQFVRVCTMLVLAWLLLPKGLEWAAAGAAFGAIPGAAAGLLLITFLYYRYSRQPMPEDDGVFRVQSPRRIIRRLIVLAVPVAAANMLLPAVASIDLFIVPLRLEAAGYSTHEATALYGYLTGMANGLVQLPAILTIALATSLVPAVSAAFSRHDRDVILDRTDTAMRIANVITVPACLGLAVLAVPISRLLYATPAAGPAICVLSISVFLVGLQQITSGLLQGMGHTAVPLYNMAAAAVVKIVLSWHLTAIPWLGEVGAAWATNADLAVATALNLYFAHKYIAYRVQWRYVGKLFLAGAAMAGTAWLVHHALIVLFGNAAATLIAMMAAALVYLIGLIVFRALTVEDIEKIPVIGKKVSRRIP
- a CDS encoding MarR family winged helix-turn-helix transcriptional regulator; translation: MRSVDYLKVSHDFSVINQRSQAYVTEACRPWKLSYSEHVTLMSLYSNDGCRQHELCQVMKADKALVARNLKLLEEKGFVSRRQQGDDRRYKYLYLTPKALDLQDTMEGILKRWVEILVRGIDEVTLDKAFQLMHQVADNAVEAEVAPLDPQKEMKV
- a CDS encoding efflux RND transporter periplasmic adaptor subunit, with translation MKAYWKYTAAAMAVVAALSLTGCGQQTQQAEQPQLVKAIQVGSERAGTTAGTYSGTVKGRYQSNLSFQAGGRITARNVQLGSQVHAGDVLMTVDPKDIAQAVNQTQAKVDAAAAQLQLAQSNLNRYQQLYNMDAISASVLDQYQTAYDQASAQYNQALAAQQAQENQLSYTQLTADADGVISAVSAEVGQVVAAGQTVVTLVHSGDLEVQVNVPENKLADFPVGKNVTVTFWALQNQQAAGVVREVAPMADAASRTYQVNISLPNPPDGMQLGMTATVANGSEQAVAEDTFVLPLAAIYQTGDTPQVWVVGEDKTLSLKDVTVQDFGDNSVKVTGLSRGDVVVTAGVHMLSECQKVRVEGEDE
- a CDS encoding efflux RND transporter permease subunit; translation: MKNLSEVSIHNRVLVWYFIILIAIAGIFSYMKLGRMEDPTYTVRTMVVSVAWPGATAEQMQEQVTDKIEKKLQDTPNLDYIKSYSRPGQSVIYVYLDDKAPRDSIRSTWHEVRNLTEDMKKDLPEGVYGPYYNDRFDDVYGSIYAVTGDGYSYEELRQKAEKIRRMMMSVDDVSKVELVGEQSEKVYIEVANSKLAELGIAPTTIADAVKGQNQMTPAGMVDTQSDNVYLRLSGVFEDVEAIRNLPINANGRVFRLGDIATVERRYTEPADPKMFYNGKPAVGIALSMKSGGNNLKLGENLKKLQESVKSDLPAGMEIHQVSDQPQVVKESISDFTNTLREAIIIVLVVSFLSLGLRTGLVVAFCIPLVLTGVFCVMEVAGIDLHKVSLGSLIIALGLLVDDAIIAVEMMTVQLEKGMNRVDAACYAFKATAKPMLTGTLITCSGFIPVAFADGAASEFCKDLFPVITAALVLSWIVSVMVAPLFGYYLIKPKVAQGTEPEPLYQSRFYVFFRKVLTWCLTHRALVIGGTAAMFILSVGLMKLIPQEFFPPSLRPELIVEMTLPEGSSMQATQKEAARFAQYLDSQQEKLKDYSYYVGEGAPRFVLTIEPVLPANNYAQFVVVAKDTQTREELTQSIKEEMADKFPNVRCNVKNVPLGPPSDYPIMLRVSGYDTDKVKAYAQQIAARIAKDPNTENVFLNWDQKNKIMHVDLDQNKLRAMGISGEDIAKTLYTELSGATVAQYYAADKTIGIQLRLQDSDRNDLAKIKSLPVYVGPAGYVPLEQIANVSYKGEDGLIWRRDLKPTITINGGIKSGTANDATQKAYDSIADIRESMPFGYTVEVDGALENSQKSLKYLMVPVPIMIIIIMTLLMFQLRSPSLMFLALITAPMGLIGVSWGMLLFGKSLGFVADLGILALGGMIIRNSIILLDQIQKHMAAGEDPWHAVIDSAVMRFRPIMLTAAAAILGMIPLMRSVFWGPLAVAIASGLFVATVLTLLVLPTMYAAWFKVKRTS
- a CDS encoding DUF554 domain-containing protein, giving the protein MFPGIGVLANVLGIVGGGLLGLGCGRLISERFQKAIMMACAVAVIFLGLTGTVKEMLQIGADGGVTLVGTNCMLASLIGGAVIGEAIDLEDRMERFGHWLQQKTGSGGDTRFVEGFVTASLTVCIGAMAVIGSINDRLLSDPSVLFAKTVIDAVIVMIMTSALGKGCIFSAISVGIFQGIIFLLAGFLEPIMTPAALKSLSAVGNILIFCVGTNLFGLPHVRIANLLPALVIAVVWVLV